From the genome of Vulpes lagopus strain Blue_001 chromosome 2, ASM1834538v1, whole genome shotgun sequence, one region includes:
- the MYCT1 gene encoding myc target protein 1: MANNTTSLGSPWPENFWEDVITSFTVSIAIVLVIGGFIWALFVCLSRRRASAPISQWSSSRRSRSSYNHGLSRTGFYRHSGCERRSNLSLASLTFQRQASLEQANSFPRKSSFRASTFHPFLQSPPLPVETDSQLVTLPSSSTLPAITSHNLGRPDFHWSSNSLRVGFSTPPPPAYESIIKAFPDS, from the exons ATGGCTAATAACACAACAAGTTTAGGGAGTCCATGGCCAGAAAACTTTTGGG AGGATGTTATAACGTCCTTCACAGTGTCCATTGCAATCGTGCTTGTAATTGGAGGATTTATCTGGgctctgtttgtttgcttgtctcGAAGAAGAGCCAGTGCCCCCATCTCACAGTGGAGCTCCAGCCGGCGATCCAGGTCTTCTTATAACCATGGCCTCAGCAGAACTGGATTTTACCGCCACAGTGGCTGTGAACGGCGGAGCAACCTCAGCCTGGCCAGCCTCACCTTCCAGCGACAAGCTTCCCTGGAACAAGCAAATTCCTTTCCAAGAAAATCAAGCTTCAGGGCTTCCACTTTCCATCCCTTCCTGCAAAGTCCACCACTTCCCGTGGAAACTGACAGTCAGCTGGTGACTCTGCCCTCTTCCAGTACACTTCCCGCCATCACCTCGCACAACCTGGGCCGTCCAGATTTCCACTGGTCCAGCAACAGCCTGCGAGTGGGCTTTTCCACACCGCCCCCACCTGCCTATGAATCAATTATAAAGGCATTCCCAGATTCCTGA